From the Alloalcanivorax dieselolei B5 genome, one window contains:
- a CDS encoding aldehyde dehydrogenase family protein, which translates to MENLARFYINGAWVKPGDDAREYPVINPATEASEGTLYLAGKSDTDRAIQAARDAFDGFAATPVEERLALLEKILAVYKRRLDDMADAISKEMGAPRHGLAAKVQAPTGLGHLATALEVARNFEFETNTGKTLIRHEPAGVVSMITPWNWPMNQVTCKVGPAIAAGCTMILKPSEFAPLSACVFAEIMDEAGVPAGVFNMIYGDGAEIGPMLSSDPRVDMVSLTGSTRAGSSVSREAADTFKKVSLELGGKSANILTTDCDLEKAVTHGVMSMMTNTGQSCNAPSRMLVPADKLAQAEEIAAKVCASIKVGSSAEKDTQMGPIANARQFERVQTLIQRGIDEGAKLVCGGPGKPEGLEKGYFARPTVFSEVNNQMTIAREEIFGPVLTMLPYNTLDEAVAIANDSDYGLSGYVYAADKDEAAAIARRLRTGMVHLNGAQLDLNAPFGGYKHSGVGREWGSRGLEEFTEVKSIML; encoded by the coding sequence ATGGAGAACCTGGCTCGGTTTTATATTAATGGCGCCTGGGTAAAACCCGGCGACGACGCCCGGGAATACCCCGTCATCAACCCCGCTACCGAGGCCTCCGAGGGCACTCTGTATCTGGCTGGCAAAAGCGACACCGACCGTGCCATCCAGGCCGCGCGCGACGCTTTCGACGGCTTCGCCGCCACTCCGGTGGAAGAGCGTCTGGCGCTGCTGGAAAAAATCCTGGCCGTCTACAAACGCCGCCTGGACGACATGGCCGACGCCATCAGCAAGGAGATGGGCGCGCCGCGTCACGGCCTGGCCGCCAAAGTGCAGGCCCCCACCGGTCTTGGTCATCTGGCCACCGCTCTGGAAGTGGCACGGAATTTCGAGTTCGAAACCAATACCGGCAAAACCCTGATCCGGCATGAACCGGCCGGCGTGGTGTCCATGATCACGCCCTGGAACTGGCCCATGAACCAGGTCACCTGCAAGGTCGGCCCGGCCATCGCCGCCGGCTGCACCATGATTCTCAAGCCCAGCGAGTTCGCACCGCTGTCAGCCTGCGTATTCGCCGAAATCATGGACGAAGCCGGAGTGCCCGCCGGCGTCTTCAACATGATCTACGGTGACGGCGCCGAGATCGGCCCGATGCTCTCCTCCGATCCACGCGTGGACATGGTGTCCCTGACCGGTTCCACCCGCGCCGGCTCTTCGGTGAGCCGTGAAGCCGCCGATACCTTCAAGAAGGTATCGCTGGAACTGGGTGGCAAGTCCGCCAATATCCTGACCACGGACTGCGATCTGGAGAAGGCCGTGACCCACGGCGTCATGTCGATGATGACCAACACCGGGCAAAGCTGTAACGCACCGTCCCGCATGCTGGTGCCGGCGGACAAGCTGGCCCAGGCCGAGGAGATCGCCGCCAAGGTATGCGCCTCCATCAAGGTGGGCTCTTCCGCCGAGAAGGACACGCAGATGGGCCCCATCGCCAACGCCCGCCAGTTCGAGCGAGTGCAAACGCTGATCCAGCGCGGCATCGATGAAGGCGCCAAACTGGTTTGCGGCGGCCCGGGCAAACCGGAAGGTCTGGAGAAAGGCTACTTCGCCCGTCCCACCGTGTTCAGCGAAGTGAACAATCAGATGACCATCGCCCGTGAGGAAATCTTTGGTCCGGTGTTGACCATGCTGCCCTACAACACACTCGACGAAGCGGTGGCCATCGCCAACGACTCCGACTACGGGCTGTCCGGCTATGTCTACGCCGCGGACAAGGACGAGGCCGCCGCCATCGCCCGTCGTCTGCGTACCGGCATGGTGCATCTGAACGGCGCCCAGCTCGATCTCAACGCGCCGTTCGGCGGCTACAAACACTCCGGCGTCGGTCGC
- a CDS encoding SDR family NAD(P)-dependent oxidoreductase, with amino-acid sequence MNRFDQKTVLITGAASGIGRAAALRFAEEGARLVLVDRNLAGLEETRATLPAGTEATLREVNVADEQAVKTLVDDIAASHGGIQVLINNAGTAGNDHSPVTDNNTENWNTILSVNLLGPMFFIRAVAPYMKEQGGGAIVNTASVAGIRSGAGGNAYSASKAGVISLTKTTACDLGGYNVRVNAVCPGLIETGMTKPVFDYARENNKEEKLGSRCELRRYGRPSEIAAAMAFLASDDASYVTGQALAVDGGNTASLNLPGMKV; translated from the coding sequence ATGAACCGCTTCGATCAGAAGACCGTCTTGATCACCGGTGCCGCCAGCGGCATCGGCCGTGCCGCCGCCTTGCGTTTCGCCGAGGAAGGCGCGCGCCTGGTGCTGGTGGACCGCAACCTGGCGGGTCTCGAGGAAACCCGGGCAACGCTGCCCGCCGGGACCGAGGCCACGCTGCGTGAAGTGAATGTGGCCGACGAGCAGGCGGTGAAGACGTTGGTGGATGACATCGCCGCTTCCCACGGCGGCATCCAGGTTCTGATCAACAACGCCGGCACCGCCGGTAACGACCACTCTCCGGTGACCGACAACAACACCGAGAACTGGAACACCATCCTTTCCGTGAATCTGCTCGGTCCCATGTTCTTTATCCGCGCGGTGGCGCCTTACATGAAAGAGCAGGGCGGCGGTGCCATCGTCAATACCGCCTCCGTGGCGGGCATTCGCTCCGGCGCTGGCGGTAACGCCTACAGCGCTTCCAAGGCTGGTGTGATCAGCCTGACCAAAACCACCGCCTGTGATCTGGGCGGCTATAACGTTCGCGTCAACGCGGTCTGCCCGGGATTGATCGAGACCGGCATGACCAAGCCGGTATTCGATTACGCCCGCGAAAACAACAAAGAGGAAAAGCTGGGCAGCCGTTGCGAACTGCGCCGCTATGGGCGCCCTTCCGAAATCGCCGCCGCCATGGCGTTCCTGGCCAGCGACGACGCCAGTTACGTCACCGGTCAGGCGTTGGCGGTGGACGGTGGCAATACCGCTTCGTTGAACCTGCCTGGTATGAAAGTCTGA
- a CDS encoding IclR family transcriptional regulator, with protein MRRAPMGKEAQSAEKDRNFVTALARGLEILRCFGPSDDYLGNAELAKRTNIPRPTVSRMTATLTQLGYLRYVERLEKYRLGPGVLDLGYRYLAGEGVRDIARPFMQDLADATDCMVAIAAPNGPWMSYIQVCQGSGPLVLRLTVGSRVPMAGSAVGRAYLAGLSEEDRATHHRLIREHDPDGWPEWEKGLERAYREYEEYGFCTSDGEWNRDISAVGVPLVLDNDSTVIPFNCGGSSLRLSRRILVENLGPRLKELVGQVKEMLQGRDV; from the coding sequence ATGCGACGAGCCCCTATGGGTAAAGAGGCCCAGTCGGCGGAGAAAGACCGGAACTTCGTCACCGCCCTGGCGCGGGGACTGGAAATCCTGCGCTGTTTCGGTCCCTCCGACGATTACCTGGGTAACGCGGAACTGGCTAAACGCACCAATATTCCCCGTCCCACGGTATCGCGGATGACCGCCACCCTGACGCAACTGGGCTACCTGCGTTATGTGGAGCGGCTGGAGAAATACCGGCTCGGCCCTGGCGTGCTGGATCTCGGCTACCGCTATTTGGCCGGCGAAGGCGTCCGCGATATCGCCCGCCCGTTCATGCAGGACCTGGCCGACGCCACCGATTGCATGGTGGCGATCGCCGCTCCCAACGGCCCGTGGATGAGCTACATCCAGGTGTGCCAGGGCAGCGGGCCGCTGGTACTGCGATTGACCGTGGGATCACGAGTGCCGATGGCGGGTTCGGCGGTGGGCCGGGCCTATCTGGCCGGTCTCTCCGAAGAGGATCGCGCCACTCATCACCGTTTGATCCGCGAGCACGATCCGGACGGCTGGCCGGAGTGGGAGAAGGGTCTGGAACGGGCTTATCGCGAATATGAAGAATACGGTTTCTGCACCTCCGACGGGGAATGGAACCGCGATATCAGCGCCGTGGGGGTTCCCCTGGTGCTGGATAACGACTCCACCGTGATTCCGTTCAATTGCGGCGGCTCCTCGCTGCGCTTGAGCCGGCGGATTCTGGTGGAAAATCTCGGCCCCCGGCTCAAGGAGCTGGTGGGACAGGTCAAGGAAATGTTGCAGGGCCGGGACGTGTGA
- a CDS encoding PaaI family thioesterase translates to MSSSMTPDAVPALNQAADKFKHGFLGTIGFHFLEWEEDRVVLGLNVVEKHLNLGNVIHGGVLATLLDVSGACSGSYCPYPGRVRKALTLSLTTTFTGQAGPGLVRAIGVKRAGGSRIFNSSMEVLDANDRLLAFGEGTFRLRGGSEDPKGVPVDY, encoded by the coding sequence GTGAGCAGTAGTATGACGCCGGACGCGGTGCCGGCCCTGAACCAGGCCGCAGACAAATTCAAACACGGGTTTTTGGGCACCATTGGCTTTCACTTTCTGGAATGGGAAGAAGACCGGGTGGTGCTGGGGCTCAATGTGGTGGAGAAACACCTCAATCTGGGCAACGTGATTCACGGCGGTGTGCTGGCCACGTTGCTGGACGTTTCCGGAGCCTGTTCCGGCAGCTATTGCCCCTATCCGGGCAGGGTGCGCAAGGCGCTGACCCTGTCGTTGACCACCACCTTCACCGGTCAGGCCGGCCCGGGTCTGGTACGTGCCATCGGCGTGAAGCGGGCCGGCGGCAGCCGCATCTTCAACTCGTCCATGGAAGTGCTGGATGCCAACGACCGGTTGCTGGCATTCGGTGAAGGTACTTTCCGCTTGCGTGGCGGCTCCGAGGATCCCAAGGGCGTGCCGGTGGATTACTGA
- a CDS encoding response regulator — MYQVLVADDHPLFREAIARVIDDGFPGTTLLEASDLDSTLRLVADNDDLDLVLLDIHMPGMQGLSGLVRLRNEFPTVPAVIVSAEEEKSVILQCITYGAVGFITKSSPRKQMIQALRQILDGSVYLPSHIIRAEGAGAATGRYDPSFLPALLETLTRKQLQVFERMAQGESNKVIAYKLNIAESTVKAHVSAILRKLGATNRVQAILSASDIDFSAYLKAPSVTARDSAVSPR, encoded by the coding sequence ATGTATCAGGTTCTGGTTGCCGACGATCATCCGCTGTTTCGTGAAGCCATCGCCCGCGTCATCGACGATGGTTTCCCCGGCACCACGTTGCTGGAAGCATCGGATCTGGATTCCACGCTGCGCCTGGTGGCCGATAACGACGACCTGGACCTGGTGCTGCTGGATATCCACATGCCGGGTATGCAGGGGCTCAGCGGCCTGGTGCGGCTGCGCAACGAATTTCCCACGGTACCGGCGGTGATCGTCTCGGCGGAAGAAGAAAAAAGCGTTATTTTGCAATGCATCACTTATGGCGCGGTGGGCTTCATCACCAAATCCTCGCCCCGTAAACAGATGATCCAGGCGTTGCGGCAGATTCTCGATGGCTCGGTGTATCTGCCTTCGCACATTATCCGCGCGGAAGGCGCCGGGGCGGCGACGGGGCGTTACGATCCCTCGTTCCTGCCGGCGTTGCTGGAAACACTGACCCGTAAACAGTTGCAGGTGTTCGAGCGCATGGCCCAGGGCGAATCCAACAAGGTCATCGCCTATAAGCTCAATATCGCCGAGAGCACCGTCAAGGCCCATGTTTCGGCGATACTGCGCAAGCTCGGCGCCACCAATCGCGTACAGGCGATCCTGTCCGCCAGCGATATCGATTTTTCCGCCTATCTGAAAGCGCCCTCGGTAACGGCGCGGGATTCGGCGGTGAGTCCCCGTTAG
- the nosP gene encoding nitric oxide-sensing protein NosP: MTAAPPQAVLTAYSDARDEQVAARQIAESLIHPHLGFVLFFCSIEYDLDRLAGALNGEFQNLPLCGCTSAGEITARGYDRNTLVAIGFDARFFSAGHHLIEHMDGFGLLDAQQLTDGLLTQCRERARNLTPNEDNTFVLTLLDGLSVNEEIVIATLNAALGSIPSFGGSAGDDYRLAQTYVYCDGRFYSDAAIVVMISTVLDFEVFSTHHLHPSTPKLVVTAADAERRVVHELDAEPAALAYARLVGVPVEQLDDVVFARYPLAVRINDHYYARAIQKANRDMSLSFYCAVENGIVLTAMRNASLHDNLTSTLDDIESRLGPPWVVIGCDCCLRRAELEADDEIPQASALLRQHRVVGFCTYGEQYNGMHINHTLTGVVIGRKMGVDDG, translated from the coding sequence ATGACCGCTGCCCCGCCACAGGCGGTGTTGACTGCCTACAGCGATGCCCGCGACGAACAGGTGGCGGCGCGCCAGATCGCTGAGAGTCTGATTCATCCCCATCTGGGGTTCGTGCTGTTTTTTTGTTCCATCGAGTACGACCTGGATCGTCTCGCCGGCGCCCTGAACGGCGAGTTCCAGAACCTGCCCCTATGTGGCTGTACCTCCGCCGGGGAAATCACCGCCCGTGGCTACGATCGCAATACACTGGTGGCGATCGGCTTCGATGCCCGCTTCTTCTCCGCTGGCCATCATTTGATCGAGCACATGGATGGCTTCGGCCTGCTCGACGCCCAGCAACTCACCGACGGTCTGCTGACACAATGCCGGGAACGGGCCCGGAACCTGACGCCGAACGAGGACAATACCTTTGTATTGACGTTGCTCGATGGCCTGTCGGTGAACGAGGAAATCGTCATCGCCACGCTCAATGCGGCACTGGGGTCGATTCCCAGCTTCGGCGGCTCCGCCGGCGATGACTATCGTCTGGCGCAAACTTATGTCTATTGCGATGGCCGCTTCTACAGCGACGCCGCCATCGTCGTGATGATCAGTACGGTGCTGGATTTCGAGGTGTTCAGCACGCATCACCTGCACCCGTCGACGCCGAAACTGGTGGTCACCGCCGCTGACGCCGAACGCCGGGTGGTGCACGAACTGGACGCGGAGCCGGCGGCACTGGCCTATGCCCGCCTGGTCGGGGTGCCGGTGGAACAGCTCGATGACGTGGTATTCGCCCGCTACCCGCTGGCGGTACGCATCAACGATCACTACTACGCCCGCGCCATTCAAAAGGCCAATCGGGACATGAGCCTGTCGTTCTACTGCGCGGTGGAGAACGGCATCGTGCTGACCGCCATGCGCAACGCCTCGCTGCACGACAATCTCACCAGTACGCTGGATGACATCGAGTCGCGGCTCGGACCCCCTTGGGTGGTGATTGGCTGTGACTGCTGTCTGCGCCGGGCGGAGCTGGAAGCCGACGACGAGATTCCCCAGGCGTCGGCGCTGTTGCGCCAGCACCGGGTGGTGGGGTTCTGCACCTATGGCGAGCAATATAACGGCATGCACATTAACCACACCCTGACCGGTGTGGTGATTGGCCGAAAGATGGGCGTCGACGATGGGTGA
- a CDS encoding ATP-binding response regulator: MGDAKNDSDNARQSPWDLHEARLMAENARLRRICDALIERVEGSGMAPTAPYAAFQHSVVLAQQVRERTQALRETNRQLMAEIEERRRVEQRLREATDKAEQANLSKTKFVAAVSHDLMQPLNAARLFTSALQEDSDERASPMLNHIDTALRDLESLITTLSDASKLDAGVVSAETMAFPLSQLLDVLAEEFRQMAALKGLRFRYVPTSLVVRSDPQLLSRIMRNLLSNAIRYTDRGTVLLGCRRRGAEVEVWVADTGIGIGEDQIDSIFQEFKRGKRAVEYHERGLGLGLSIVEKISRILEHPLSVTSRENQGSRFLLRLPVTTLSQARQQAMAQSSEEPSALTGLRVWVVDNDRAICAGMRTLLEQWGCQVVAAESLPELRQQVDVGVAGAHVLIMDYHLDPDTDDGLTVAGRINAARSEPLPVIMLTADREQELKQRCATHGYMLLYKPVKPMKLKLALQHVLVG, encoded by the coding sequence ATGGGTGACGCCAAGAATGATTCCGACAACGCCCGTCAGTCCCCCTGGGATCTGCACGAAGCGCGTCTGATGGCGGAGAACGCCCGCCTCCGGCGGATCTGTGATGCCCTGATCGAACGCGTGGAGGGCAGTGGCATGGCGCCCACCGCGCCCTACGCGGCGTTTCAGCACTCGGTGGTCCTGGCCCAGCAGGTACGTGAACGAACCCAGGCACTGCGTGAAACCAATCGCCAGCTGATGGCGGAGATCGAGGAGCGTCGCCGGGTGGAGCAGCGGCTGCGCGAGGCCACCGATAAAGCGGAGCAGGCCAATCTGTCGAAAACCAAATTCGTGGCGGCAGTCAGTCATGACCTGATGCAGCCGCTCAACGCCGCCCGTCTGTTCACCAGCGCCTTGCAGGAAGACTCCGACGAACGGGCGTCGCCGATGTTGAATCACATCGACACCGCGCTGCGCGATCTGGAATCACTGATCACCACCTTGTCCGACGCCTCGAAACTGGATGCCGGGGTGGTCAGCGCGGAAACCATGGCGTTCCCTTTAAGCCAGTTGCTGGATGTGCTGGCGGAGGAATTCAGACAGATGGCGGCGCTGAAAGGGCTCCGTTTCCGCTACGTGCCCACCTCCCTGGTGGTGCGTTCGGATCCACAACTGCTCAGCCGTATCATGCGTAACCTGCTCTCCAATGCCATCCGCTATACCGACAGGGGCACGGTGTTGCTGGGGTGCCGTCGCCGTGGTGCCGAAGTGGAAGTGTGGGTGGCGGACACCGGCATCGGGATTGGCGAGGATCAGATCGATTCCATCTTCCAGGAGTTCAAGCGCGGCAAGCGGGCGGTGGAATATCATGAGCGCGGTCTTGGCCTGGGGCTGTCCATCGTGGAAAAGATCAGCCGTATTCTCGAGCACCCTCTGTCGGTGACGTCACGGGAAAACCAGGGCTCCCGGTTCCTGCTGCGACTGCCCGTGACTACCTTGAGTCAGGCCCGTCAGCAGGCCATGGCGCAGTCCTCGGAGGAGCCTTCCGCCTTGACCGGCTTGCGGGTCTGGGTGGTGGATAACGACAGAGCCATCTGCGCCGGTATGCGCACCTTGTTGGAACAGTGGGGATGCCAGGTGGTGGCGGCGGAATCCCTGCCGGAACTGCGCCAGCAGGTGGATGTCGGTGTGGCGGGCGCGCACGTGCTGATCATGGATTACCATCTGGACCCGGACACCGACGACGGTTTGACCGTCGCCGGACGGATCAACGCCGCACGCAGCGAACCCTTACCGGTGATCATGCTCACCGCCGACCGTGAACAGGAACTGAAGCAGCGCTGTGCCACCCACGGCTATATGTTGCTGTATAAGCCGGTCAAACCGATGAAGCTGAAGCTGGCGCTGCAGCATGTGCTGGTCGGATGA
- a CDS encoding rhodanese-like domain-containing protein: MMGRLLLTLLVAIVALPAFSGDGFDAEGYRLPPYRSPTPEAVEGAVTLNTEALKTMLSTEPGVVLIDVYNVGYANGGFLQDTPHWTLPGAIWLPNTGSTPLENRWRDYLRRHLKRLTEDDKDRALVFFCRADCWLSWNVAKRIAADGYTAVYWYRNGVDGWREADGKVEAVRPEPFIAEMAQ, encoded by the coding sequence ATGATGGGTCGTCTTCTGCTCACCTTGCTCGTCGCCATCGTCGCGCTGCCTGCATTCAGCGGCGACGGCTTCGACGCCGAAGGTTATCGTCTACCGCCCTACCGCTCCCCTACTCCAGAGGCAGTGGAAGGTGCCGTGACACTGAATACCGAGGCACTGAAAACCATGCTGTCGACCGAACCCGGCGTGGTTCTGATCGACGTCTATAACGTTGGTTACGCCAACGGCGGTTTTCTACAGGACACGCCACATTGGACACTGCCCGGAGCAATCTGGTTACCCAACACCGGCAGCACACCGCTGGAGAATCGCTGGCGGGACTATCTGCGGCGGCATCTGAAACGGCTCACGGAAGACGACAAGGATCGCGCTCTGGTGTTTTTCTGTCGCGCGGATTGCTGGTTGTCCTGGAATGTGGCGAAACGTATCGCCGCCGACGGCTATACCGCCGTGTATTGGTATCGCAATGGCGTGGACGGTTGGCGGGAAGCGGACGGCAAGGTGGAAGCGGTGCGGCCGGAGCCGTTTATTGCGGAAATGGCCCAATGA
- a CDS encoding pentapeptide repeat-containing protein: MALRSKLLLSSLLVVAGAMTLGKSPRAAEDDLWAPPEHNGCVLEAQTHCPGADLSGADLANLDLRGADFSNANLRGTDLRHTDLRGANLERADLSGADLTRATLYSTNLRSADLSQAKLVAVQSWNLFAQNARFDGADLTGADLQFGRLTRASWQHATLRAANLEMAWMNKSKLQNADLRDANLQETKLNLSTLEGADVTGARLRFTNFQGTYMKNCSGCPQDW, from the coding sequence ATGGCACTGCGATCAAAACTCCTGCTAAGCAGCCTTCTGGTGGTCGCCGGCGCAATGACGCTGGGCAAATCCCCGCGCGCCGCCGAAGACGACCTCTGGGCGCCACCGGAACACAATGGTTGCGTTCTTGAGGCCCAGACTCATTGTCCCGGCGCGGACCTTTCCGGCGCCGATCTTGCCAACCTGGATTTACGCGGCGCCGATTTCAGCAACGCCAATCTGCGTGGCACCGACCTGCGTCATACCGATCTGCGCGGTGCCAATCTGGAGCGCGCCGACCTGAGCGGCGCCGATCTGACCCGCGCCACGCTGTACAGCACCAACCTGCGCTCCGCCGATCTGAGCCAGGCCAAACTGGTGGCGGTACAAAGCTGGAATCTGTTCGCCCAGAACGCGCGCTTCGATGGCGCCGATCTCACTGGCGCGGACCTGCAGTTCGGCCGTCTCACCCGGGCCAGTTGGCAACACGCCACACTGCGCGCCGCCAACCTGGAGATGGCCTGGATGAACAAGTCAAAACTGCAAAACGCGGACCTGCGCGACGCCAATTTGCAGGAAACCAAACTGAACCTGTCCACTCTGGAAGGCGCCGATGTCACCGGCGCGCGGCTGCGCTTCACCAACTTTCAGGGCACTTACATGAAAAACTGCAGCGGCTGCCCACAGGACTGGTGA
- a CDS encoding methanol/ethanol family PQQ-dependent dehydrogenase produces the protein MIGASMIGVSGAAHATSKEVSWEDIANDAATTDDVLMYGLGIQAQRYSTLNNINTDNVSMLTPAWSFSFGDEKQRGQESQALLHDGVIYVTGSYSRVFAIDARTGKKLWDYAHRLPDDIRPCCDVVNRGAAIYGDKIFFGTLDASMVALNKDTGKVVWRKKFADHKVGYTMTGAPTIVKDQKTGKVLLIHGSSGDEFGVVGRLFARDPDSGEEIWMRPFVEGHMGRLNGEESTPSGDPRAPSWPDDPNSETGKAKAWSHGGGAPWQSATFDPNTNTIVIGAGNPAPWNGWARTAPNGDPKDYDSLYTSGQVGVDPSTGEIKWFYQHTPNDTWDFSGNNEIVLFDYVDKKGKLHKAGAHADRNGFFYVTDRTSGKLLNAFPFVDGITWAKGIDLKTGRPIENKGQRPARLKKGETRSEAVEVSPPFLGGKNWNPMAYSQDTGLFYVPANHWKEDYWTEEVEYTPGSAYLGMGFRIKRLFDDHVGILRAMDPTTGKVVWQHKEEMPLWAGVLATKGNLVFTGTGDGYFKAFDAKTGKELWKFQVGTGIISPPITWEMDGEQYIGVTAGYGGAVPLWGGDMAELTRPISQGGSFWVFKLPSFAKDMAKK, from the coding sequence ATGATCGGGGCCAGTATGATCGGAGTAAGTGGCGCCGCGCATGCCACCAGCAAGGAGGTGAGCTGGGAGGACATCGCCAATGATGCCGCCACCACCGACGACGTCCTGATGTACGGCCTGGGCATTCAGGCCCAGCGTTACAGCACCTTGAACAACATCAACACCGACAATGTGTCCATGTTGACGCCAGCCTGGTCGTTCTCGTTTGGCGATGAGAAACAGCGGGGCCAGGAATCCCAGGCGCTGCTCCACGACGGCGTGATCTACGTCACCGGCTCCTATTCCCGGGTATTCGCCATCGACGCCCGTACCGGCAAAAAGCTGTGGGACTATGCCCATCGCCTGCCGGACGACATCCGCCCTTGTTGTGACGTGGTCAACCGTGGCGCCGCTATCTACGGTGACAAGATTTTCTTCGGCACCCTCGATGCCAGCATGGTGGCGCTGAACAAGGACACCGGCAAAGTGGTCTGGCGCAAGAAGTTCGCCGACCACAAGGTGGGTTACACCATGACCGGCGCCCCCACCATCGTGAAGGATCAGAAAACCGGGAAGGTTCTGTTGATCCACGGCTCCTCCGGTGATGAATTCGGCGTGGTCGGCCGGCTGTTCGCGCGCGACCCGGACAGCGGCGAAGAAATCTGGATGCGACCGTTCGTGGAAGGCCACATGGGCCGCCTCAACGGCGAGGAGAGTACGCCCAGCGGTGATCCGCGCGCGCCGTCCTGGCCGGACGATCCCAACAGTGAAACCGGCAAGGCCAAAGCCTGGAGCCACGGCGGCGGCGCGCCCTGGCAGAGCGCCACTTTCGATCCGAACACCAACACCATCGTTATCGGCGCAGGCAACCCGGCGCCCTGGAACGGTTGGGCCCGCACCGCGCCCAACGGTGATCCCAAAGACTACGACAGCCTCTACACCTCCGGGCAGGTCGGCGTGGATCCGAGCACCGGCGAGATCAAGTGGTTCTATCAGCACACCCCCAACGACACCTGGGATTTCTCCGGCAACAACGAGATCGTGCTGTTCGATTACGTCGACAAGAAAGGCAAGCTCCACAAGGCCGGCGCTCACGCCGACCGTAACGGGTTCTTCTACGTCACCGACCGTACCAGCGGCAAACTGTTGAACGCCTTCCCGTTCGTCGACGGCATCACCTGGGCCAAGGGCATCGACTTGAAAACCGGCCGCCCGATCGAGAACAAAGGCCAGCGGCCGGCGCGCCTGAAGAAAGGCGAAACCCGCTCCGAAGCGGTGGAAGTGTCACCGCCGTTCCTGGGCGGCAAGAACTGGAACCCGATGGCCTACAGCCAGGACACCGGCTTGTTCTATGTGCCCGCCAACCACTGGAAAGAGGATTATTGGACCGAGGAAGTGGAGTACACCCCCGGCTCCGCGTACCTGGGCATGGGCTTCCGTATCAAGCGCCTGTTTGACGATCACGTCGGCATCCTGCGCGCCATGGATCCGACCACCGGCAAGGTGGTCTGGCAGCATAAGGAAGAGATGCCGTTGTGGGCAGGCGTCCTGGCCACCAAGGGCAATCTGGTGTTCACCGGTACTGGCGACGGCTACTTCAAGGCCTTCGACGCCAAAACCGGCAAGGAGCTGTGGAAGTTCCAGGTGGGCACCGGGATCATCTCCCCGCCGATCACCTGGGAAATGGACGGCGAGCAGTACATCGGCGTGACCGCCGGCTACGGTGGCGCGGTGCCACTGTGGGGCGGCGACATGGCGGAACTGACCCGGCCGATTTCCCAGGGCGGTTCCTTCTGGGTATTCAAACTGCCCAGCTTCGCCAAGGACATGGCGAAGAAATAA
- the pedF gene encoding cytochrome c-550 PedF: MTRTMFILTITSLLSLAGLAWGHGNVTPQSVNIRGLEELGEEWRDTNPYRESHPQHELAVDVGKSAYNQNCAACHGLEAKSGGIAPDLRELENGDYGDEWYKERVINGASRNGRVLMPPMANYLSQEALWAIRTWLETVSLETTGGN, encoded by the coding sequence ATGACCAGAACAATGTTTATTCTCACCATCACCTCTCTGTTGTCCCTGGCCGGTCTGGCCTGGGGGCACGGTAATGTCACGCCGCAGTCGGTCAACATCCGAGGCCTGGAAGAGCTGGGCGAGGAATGGCGCGATACCAACCCTTACCGGGAATCGCACCCACAACATGAACTGGCGGTGGATGTGGGCAAGTCCGCCTACAACCAGAACTGCGCTGCCTGCCATGGACTGGAAGCGAAGTCCGGCGGTATTGCTCCGGACCTGCGTGAGCTGGAAAACGGCGATTACGGCGACGAGTGGTACAAGGAGCGCGTGATCAATGGCGCCAGCCGTAACGGTCGGGTATTGATGCCACCGATGGCCAACTACCTCAGCCAGGAAGCGCTGTGGGCGATCCGCACCTGGCTGGAAACCGTCAGCCTGGAAACCACCGGCGGCAATTAA